One window of bacterium genomic DNA carries:
- a CDS encoding serine hydrolase, producing the protein MVINKLKLRSSLTYACLSLALILIAASSLASPAGTETQYRQYLEAAEKVQNFTGVAMVAREGNIIWAQGVGRADFESDRVNFVDTKLAIGSVTKQFTAAAIMRLHEDGKLGLDDPISKYFPDYPEEAANKVTIRHLLTHTSGVVNFTNLPVYLQWKEKDIPLDVQINAISTLPLEFEPGTKFSYSNSGYKLLEAIINQVSGKPWHVYVAENILAPAGMSNSGYDLMTVDEKDRALGYLFDDNGKPKRTELPVASTPGGAGALYSTVGDLAKWDEALRGEKFLKRASLEAMFTPFVDHYGFGFMIDSVAGYQRIWHDGMVDGFRSMFIRIPHEKLCIAVLANNHTLDASRVANHLMAIALGLPYDVPVNKTPAPVDTASYQDYVGAYDLGNGQYRMITSENGKLYSQRSGGTQSQIYPESPDKFYYEQNHATTVTFVRDDAGKVVAHSIHQEGTDLRHEKMTAGQTAAILAKTAAIKVDPAIFDRYVGEYQLSPVFSITIERKEDRIFAQATGQQQFEIFPKSETRYFLKVVDADIEFVMGADGKAESLILFQAGMEQKAIKK; encoded by the coding sequence ATGGTGATCAACAAATTGAAACTACGAAGCAGCCTGACATACGCATGTCTCTCATTAGCATTGATACTAATAGCAGCAAGTTCGTTAGCAAGCCCTGCTGGAACTGAGACACAGTATCGCCAATACCTAGAAGCGGCCGAAAAGGTTCAAAACTTCACCGGCGTCGCGATGGTCGCGCGCGAAGGCAACATCATCTGGGCGCAAGGTGTCGGACGGGCTGACTTTGAGTCGGACCGCGTCAATTTCGTAGATACCAAGCTCGCCATTGGTTCTGTCACCAAGCAGTTTACCGCAGCTGCAATCATGCGGCTCCATGAAGATGGGAAGCTCGGACTCGATGATCCGATCTCCAAGTACTTTCCCGACTATCCGGAAGAGGCCGCAAACAAGGTCACTATCCGGCACCTTTTGACGCACACTTCCGGCGTTGTCAATTTCACGAATCTGCCTGTCTATTTGCAGTGGAAAGAGAAGGATATTCCGCTGGATGTTCAGATCAATGCGATCTCCACACTGCCTCTCGAGTTCGAGCCCGGCACAAAATTCAGCTACAGCAATTCCGGATACAAGCTTCTTGAAGCAATCATTAACCAAGTGTCCGGCAAGCCGTGGCATGTTTATGTCGCAGAGAACATCCTTGCGCCTGCGGGTATGTCGAATTCTGGTTACGACCTGATGACTGTCGACGAGAAGGATCGCGCACTCGGCTACCTGTTCGACGACAACGGCAAACCCAAACGCACGGAGTTGCCGGTTGCAAGTACGCCGGGCGGCGCCGGCGCTCTCTACAGCACCGTCGGGGACCTAGCCAAGTGGGACGAAGCGCTGCGCGGCGAGAAGTTTCTCAAGCGCGCATCACTCGAGGCCATGTTCACTCCATTTGTCGATCACTATGGCTTCGGCTTCATGATCGACTCTGTGGCGGGATATCAACGCATTTGGCACGATGGCATGGTCGATGGTTTCCGCAGTATGTTCATTCGAATTCCGCATGAGAAGCTTTGTATTGCCGTACTCGCCAACAACCATACACTCGATGCCAGTCGGGTGGCAAATCACTTAATGGCAATAGCACTGGGACTGCCTTACGATGTGCCTGTTAATAAGACCCCAGCTCCTGTTGACACAGCCAGTTATCAGGATTATGTCGGCGCATACGATCTTGGCAACGGCCAGTATCGCATGATCACCTCCGAAAACGGCAAACTCTATTCACAACGATCTGGTGGAACGCAGTCTCAGATTTACCCCGAGTCTCCGGACAAGTTCTACTATGAACAAAACCACGCGACAACTGTCACGTTCGTTCGTGATGATGCCGGCAAGGTGGTCGCCCACTCAATCCATCAGGAAGGTACCGACTTGCGGCACGAAAAGATGACTGCGGGACAAACAGCAGCGATTCTTGCCAAAACCGCTGCCATCAAAGTTGACCCGGCAATCTTTGACCGATACGTCGGCGAGTATCAGTTATCGCCGGTTTTTTCCATTACGATCGAACGCAAAGAAGATCGCATCTTTGCGCAAGCCACGGGTCAGCAGCAATTCGAGATCTTCCCGAAATCAGAAACGCGGTACTTCCTCAAGGTTGTTGATGCTGATATTGAGTTTGTGATGGGTGCTGACGGCAAAGCGGAAAGCCTGATTCTTTTCCAGGCGGGCATGGAGCAAAAAGCGATCAAGAAGTAA
- a CDS encoding enoyl-CoA hydratase/isomerase family protein, with protein sequence MAYNNIIVEVQGAKATITLNRPKALNALNTETLLEVKQAFTEMENGGEVRVVIFTGAGEKAFIAGADIGELKTLDVVTGKTFVETGHSVFAQIENSKIVSISAVNGFALGGGCEFIMATDIRVASETAKMGQPEVNLGIIPGFGGTQRLTRLVGKGRAKELTFTARIIKADEALRIGLVEFVFPADQLIAEANKLADTILSKSPLGVQYAKELINRGGEVDLANANAFEIQAFAALCATDDKNEGLGAFLEKRDAKFTGK encoded by the coding sequence ATGGCTTACAATAATATCATTGTTGAAGTTCAAGGTGCGAAAGCGACAATTACGCTCAATCGCCCCAAGGCGCTTAACGCGCTAAACACCGAAACGCTTCTGGAAGTCAAGCAAGCGTTCACGGAAATGGAAAATGGCGGCGAGGTCCGAGTGGTGATCTTCACCGGTGCGGGCGAGAAAGCGTTTATTGCCGGCGCCGACATTGGCGAGCTTAAGACACTCGATGTCGTAACGGGCAAAACGTTTGTCGAAACCGGTCATTCAGTTTTCGCACAAATCGAGAATTCCAAGATTGTCTCGATCAGTGCCGTCAATGGCTTCGCGCTGGGCGGCGGCTGCGAGTTCATCATGGCGACCGATATTCGTGTTGCCTCAGAGACTGCCAAGATGGGTCAGCCGGAAGTCAATCTCGGTATCATACCGGGATTCGGCGGGACGCAGAGATTGACTCGCTTGGTTGGCAAGGGACGCGCCAAGGAGTTGACATTCACTGCACGGATCATAAAAGCTGACGAGGCATTGCGCATTGGGCTGGTGGAGTTCGTCTTTCCTGCAGACCAACTGATTGCGGAGGCCAACAAGTTGGCTGATACAATCCTGTCGAAGAGCCCCCTTGGCGTGCAGTATGCCAAGGAGCTGATCAATCGCGGCGGCGAAGTTGATCTTGCGAATGCGAATGCATTCGAAATTCAGGCTTTTGCCGCACTGTGTGCGACAGACGATAAGAATGAAGGACTTGGCGCGTTTCTCGAAAAACGCGACGCGAAGTTTACAGGGAAGTAA
- a CDS encoding 3-hydroxybutyryl-CoA dehydrogenase gives MSFKKIGIVGFGQMGSGIAQVTAAAGYKVVAREEKEELLQKGLKGIEKLLDKAIEKGKATADDKAKILGNISTTTKLEDLADCDLVIEAVTENLEVKIPIFKALDKACKPETIFASNTSSLSITDMAVETSRRSKFVGLHFFNPVPVMKLVEVVHTVMTDETTFKDAIAFAESVGKVVVRAKDSCGFVVNLLLVPYLIDAIRWYEHGLATKEEIDNAMKLGCAHPMGPLELTDFIGLDTIMYIGEIMFEEFRQPHYAAPPLLKRMVKAGYLGRKSGRGFYDYAKK, from the coding sequence GTGAGTTTTAAGAAAATCGGAATCGTGGGGTTCGGGCAGATGGGCTCCGGCATTGCCCAGGTTACTGCTGCCGCCGGCTATAAGGTCGTTGCGCGCGAAGAAAAGGAAGAACTGCTCCAGAAGGGTCTGAAGGGAATCGAGAAGCTGCTCGATAAGGCCATCGAAAAAGGCAAAGCTACGGCAGATGACAAAGCGAAGATTCTTGGCAATATCTCGACGACAACCAAGTTGGAAGATCTGGCTGACTGTGACTTGGTAATCGAAGCGGTTACTGAGAATCTTGAAGTGAAGATTCCGATCTTCAAGGCACTGGACAAAGCCTGCAAGCCGGAGACGATCTTTGCTTCCAATACGTCGTCCCTGTCGATTACCGACATGGCGGTTGAAACTTCAAGACGCAGCAAGTTTGTCGGACTGCACTTCTTCAATCCAGTTCCGGTGATGAAGCTGGTCGAAGTCGTACACACGGTGATGACGGACGAGACGACATTCAAGGATGCTATTGCATTTGCTGAGTCGGTCGGTAAAGTCGTCGTCCGAGCCAAGGATTCTTGCGGATTCGTCGTCAATCTCCTGCTTGTGCCCTACCTGATCGATGCGATTCGCTGGTACGAACACGGACTGGCGACCAAAGAAGAAATTGACAACGCAATGAAGCTCGGTTGTGCGCATCCGATGGGACCGTTGGAGTTGACCGACTTCATCGGGTTGGATACGATTATGTACATCGGCGAGATTATGTTCGAAGAGTTCCGCCAGCCGCACTATGCCGCTCCGCCGCTGCTTAAGCGTATGGTCAAGGCGGGGTATCTTGGCCGCAAATCGGGACGCGGATTCTACGATTACGCAAAGAAGTAA